From the genome of Scytonema hofmannii PCC 7110, one region includes:
- a CDS encoding DUF3226 domain-containing protein yields the protein MPKARKPPPVKPQQLVVEGKNDRHVIWALCEQHQLPETFSVEVPFAEDGQGIEVLLAELPIRLKQENLRTLGIVIDADRDLSARWQAVRQRFNENGYSLLAIAFVEWLKRLFA from the coding sequence ATGCCAAAAGCACGAAAACCTCCTCCAGTAAAGCCGCAGCAGTTAGTGGTTGAAGGAAAAAATGACCGTCACGTCATCTGGGCTTTATGCGAACAACATCAACTACCAGAAACTTTTTCTGTAGAAGTCCCTTTTGCAGAAGATGGACAAGGAATTGAAGTGCTTTTGGCTGAGTTACCAATTAGACTTAAGCAAGAAAACTTGCGTACATTAGGTATAGTGATTGATGCAGATCGCGATTTGTCAGCACGATGGCAAGCAGTACGCCAACGCTTCAATGAAAATGGCTATTCACTTTTAGCGATCGCATTTGTTGAGTGGTTGAAGCGTTTATTTGCTTAA